The DNA window GATAGTTTATTAGTTAGTCTGACGTCTGGTCTGTGTATCATTTATATAGTATTATTGCTCTTTCTACATATCTCTACATTTTTGTAATTTTCTAAAAtttgcatttacatttttttgtgtgtacatGTCTATAAGTGGGTTTCAGGTTAAGTATTTTACTGTTTCGAGACATTTCAGACAAAAATCAGAAATCAAATGTGGGGAACTGTATGTTGGTTTGTCACACCTGGAGTTCATATTTGATGGTATTGGACTTTAATACGAACGACTAAAGACAAACAGTCTGGTTGTTGCAGCTGTTTATTTCGTACGATCACGTTGTGAAACGAGGAAAAGCAGCTGATGATCAGAGTTACACCGCATGAGGTTTTTAACTGCCAGTGTGCAGGATGGCTCAAACACCAGAGGCTCAGTAAAGTGTGTAGGAATAATAGAGGCTGGCACCATCTTCCAGGGAGCATTGGTAGTCATAGGTTCCCTTCTTGAGCTGTCTTGAACAAACGCCCAGCTCATCATCAAAGATGAGGTCGCTGTCAAAGACTTCCAGCCTCAGGATGTCATTTTCCTTAGCACTCAGGTAGGCAAactcctcctcccaccagggGTTGACCTGGTTATGAAGGACAGCCGTCTTACCCAGACTAACTGCCCCGCAGGACACCTTCACATAACCGTCGGAGACACCCAGTGAATCAGAGGGGAGG is part of the Takifugu rubripes chromosome 21, fTakRub1.2, whole genome shotgun sequence genome and encodes:
- the LOC101067131 gene encoding protein C2-DOMAIN ABA-RELATED 1-like produces the protein MASSLSLLLLVLCSLAAAQARLRVFNLRATGLPSDSLGVSDGYVKVSCGAVSLGKTAVLHNQVNPWWEEEFAYLSAKENDILRLEVFDSDLIFDDELGVCSRQLKKGTYDYQCSLEDGASLYYSYTLY